The sequence GCTTACCAGTTCACAGGTGATGTCTGAATATATTAAAGAACAACTGCTTCAGGAAAACCGTTCTGTTTGGATTGCGCAGCGTGAAGGTCGTGCAAAAGATGGGAATGATGCTACTCAGCAAGGGGTTTTAAAAATGCTGGCCATGGCAGCCGGGGATCAATCATTGATAGAATATTTTAAAACATTAAAAATTGTTCCTATCTCTATTTCCTATGAATACGATCCTACAGATTCCTTAAAAATGCCTCAACTGTTGGCACAACACAGAGAGGAAGAATACATTAAAGGGAAAAATGAAGACTTCAACACCATACTCAGCGGAATTTTAGGTCAAAAAAAACGAATTCATCTGCATGCCGGTGATGTTATTGATACAGAACTGGATGGCATTGCAGCTACCATTGAGAATAAAAACAAACAATTGCAGGCCATTGCGCAATTGATTGATGATTCCATCATTCAAAATTATAAACTTTGGCCCACTAAATATATCGCCTACGATCTGAAAAACAATACGGATACCTATGCTTCACAGTATACAGAACAGGAAAAACAATTGTTTATCCGAAGACTGGAAATGCGAATTGACCCATCTGATCCTGTTTCTAAAGAATATTTCCTGGCCATGTATGCCAATCCATTGATTAATAAGTTAAAGACTGAACATAAATAAATTATTGATCTACAAATGCAGATAGATATTCTCCTGTATTTTAGAAATATCACGGAATATTAAAAGATTTTTTTGGCCACGGATGCACGAATGAATAAAAAATTGGTGCATTCGTGGCTAAATTATACATCCGCTTGCAAAGAATCAATGAAATGGATTCCAGTCTTTGCTACTTTAAAAATAGAGCAACCAAAACTTAAAATTCTTTACGCCTAAAAACAGAAGGATTATAACCTATTAAGAAAAATAAAGGTTTAATAGGAGTTAAGCTTTATTAAAAAATATGAATAATTTCTAACAACAGATTTTCTCATATCTACAAAGAGAGCCTCTATCATTTTTAATAGATTCACCACACGATATTTTAAGCTTTGATCAATAGATCTTCTTTTTATCCCTAAAATTGATTTACAAACTATCTAAAAACCACAGGTTCTTTTTCATCAATTTTTCATACAATAACCTCAATTAAGAAATAATTTACAAAATTAGAACCCATTCATTTAACATAATATCCCAAAATAGAGAAATAATTACGTTTTTTTTAATACAAATTCAATAAAAAGCAAATTTTTTAAAAAAATTATGCCAGCCATAATATATTGAAAATCAAAAATTTACAATAAAATATTTTCCAGAAAAATTAAAAATATTTTTTTTATTTACTTTAAGATTTGGTCAGTTAATAAAATTTTATTTCCTTTGGAAGGGAATAATAACCATATAAAACTGACCTAATAACATGATACTAAGTAAATTTACTACTCCTTTAACTGTATTTACACTTTTAAGTAGTGGAGTTGTATTTGCTCAGGAATTCTCTGTTACAGGTAAAATTACAGACTCTCATAAGCAGTCGCTTCAATTTGTTCAAATCAAGTTGCAAAACACTGATAAAACATTAGTGATAAATGGAGTAACTGATGCTTCTGGAAACTTTTCTCTTAAAAGCGAAAAAGGTGATTATATTCTTATTACTGAATATCAAGGTAAAAAATATTTTGAAAAGAAAATTAGTCTCCAATCCAATATAGATTTAGGTCAGATGCAAATTGCAGAAGATCAATCTATAAAAATTGAGGCGGTCAATATCAAATCGTCAAAAAAACTTATTGAACGAAAAGTGGATCGTTTAGTGTATAACGTAGAAAATTCTATTGCTTCTCAAGGGATGACAGGACTAGATGCTTTACGAAATACACCGCTCATCAGACTTCAGAATGAAAGTATTTCTATCGTAGGAAAAGGAAATGTAGTAGTGATGATCAATGACCGGTTGATTAATCTTTCACAGAATGAGTTAGCAGGGTATCTACAATCTCTGAGATCAGATGATATCTCTAAAATTGAAGTCATTACCACTCCGCCTTCAAAATATGAAGCTCAGGGCAATAGCGGAATGATCAATATCATCTTGAAAAAAAATCCGAATCTGGGCTGGAGCGGAAATGCCAGTGCTTCTTATCAGAAAACCAGTTATTATGGGTTTGGGTCAGGGTTGACATTAAATTATCAGTCAAAAAAAATCAGTACATCTCTGAAGCTTCGCCAGTATAATAACTCAACAAGACCTAAAGGTACAAGAAGTCTTATAGGTTCAGACAATGGGATCTATACTAATGAAGTAAGAAAAGATGAAGTAAAAATATTGGGCTTTAATTATAGCTTAGATTATAAGATTAATGCGAAACAAAATGTAGGAATCATTTACGATTTTAACAGGCAGCGCAGCACCATGAATGCCGATGGAGCCAGTAGGTATGAACAACTAGGGATTATTGACTCTACTTTAAGCACAGTACAAAAGCAAGTTTGGAAAACACCTACCCATACTTTAAATGCGTACTATGATCTTAAATTAGATACGCTAGGAAAAAAATTGAGCATAACAGCCAATTACCTCAGCAATGCACCTGATAAAGTAAATGATTTTAATACATTAAATAATTTTTCAGCACAGGAAACTACCATTCGGAATAGCAGCGCTATGGATTATAGCATTTATTCGGGACAGGCAGATCTTACCCTTCCTTACCAATGGGGAAATATTGAAACAGGGGTAAAATATACATCATTTGATAATAAATCCAATGTTGAATATTACAATCTTATAGGTCCGGATTATATTATAAATCCAGCGAATAGTAATCGTTTTCATTATAAAGAACATAATTATGCAGCTTATGTAAGCTATCAGAAAGATTTCAGTGAAAAATGGTCTGCAAAAGCAGGTTTAAGGTATGAGTATACTCAATTTAACGGGACCAACCCGGGAGTACAAGGGTATGTAACAGAAGGTAAATATGGAAGATTATTCCCTACCGCTTATGTACGATATAAACCAAGTGATGATCATGTATTTTCCCTGAGCTATTCCAAAAGAATAGAAAGGCCAAGTTTTCAAACGCTTAACCCTTTCAGATGGTATACCAATCCTTATATGTATTTTACCGGGACCCCTACCCTGTCTCCTTCATATAATGATAATGTTGAGCTAACCTATACGCTTAAAAGTAAGTTCAGTGCAACGCTATATACTCAGTATAATAAAAACGGATTATCCAATATAGCCCGCCTTGTAGATGGTATTTATACCAACGTTTTTGAAAATGCATATAATGAAAATAAAGTAGGATTACAATTAACGTATAATGATACTTTCTTTAATATATGGGAAACATCACTAAGCGCAACCGGGACTTATGCGTCCACAAGACCGATCATCCCTGAAGCTGAAAAAATTAAATTGTCTTCATTTTCATATACCATATATAATACAATAAGCCTTAATAAAGCAAAGACCTGGTCCTTATTAGTGAATTTCTGGCATGATCTGCCTTATGTATATTCTAATATAAAGATCAAAACTCAGATGAACTTCTCTCCGGGAATTAAAGCATCATTTCTGGATAAAAGACTTAATGTCAGTGCCGTAGTAAGTGATGTGTTCAGAACATTAACAAGTGAGGGATATTCTTACAATGCCGGTTATCGCAATGAGTTTTACAACTATTTTGACCAAAGAAGACTTAACCTGAGTGTCAATTATTCTTTTGGAAATAGAAAAGTAAAAGGGGCCGGAAAAAATATAAGATTCGAAGAAAAATCAAGAGCTAACTAAAGCAAAAATACACACGCGCGTGCAGGAGAAACTCGAAAATCCTTTAAAAGAGTAGAGACTAAAAATTATAAAATTTTAATATCATGAACAACAAATTCAGCCAACTGCAATTAAACAAAAAAACAATTGCTAAACTAAACGAAAGACAACTAAGCACTGTAAAAGGAGGTAACAAAGTAATTGCACCAGTAAGAGAGGGTGATTGTACTACTACTTCAGTGACTAACAATTGCACCACTACATCAACAACTGGAGCAACAACTAACTTATAAATTCCTGAAACCTTCCCAATTGAAGAAATTGGGAGGGTTTCTTCTATTTTCTAAGCTAAAAATCCAACATATTTATTGGCAATTTATAGCATCTTGATCTTATCTTTTATCGTAAGAAGTCTCATTTATAATATAAAAATTTGAAACCAAACTTCCTTATTCCTACAAATTTTTTTGTGGTCAGAATTTCGACCCTTTCATTTGCCAACATGCAGCACCTGAATGATGCCATGATGGCAAAAGATATTCATGCGGTTAAAAGATATTTTGGGGAAACAATCTTCCTTAATGCCGTATATCTTGCTAGTAGAACTTTTTATTATACCGCTCTGGACTGGCTGAATGACAAGGAAACAGCATTTGATCCTTCAGACCGTATTCTTCAAAGTTTATACAAATATTATTCCAGAATGTGTACCCGATGTACACCTTATGGGCTATTTGCAGGTTTTAATTCAGGAAAAACACACCAAGGAGAAACAAATATTCTATTAAAAAGTAATGATTATACTTTAAAAGTACGAACCGATGTCCTTTTTCTCAGAAAATTAAAAGATCTTATCATTGCAGAGGATAACGAAAAAATCCCTTACTTTTTAAATAACACCCTTTATACCAGTGGGGATAACTGGAGATACATCAGCTGGAGTAAACGGTATGATTATGAAATAGCTGAAGTTCCCATCAATCCTATATTGAGTTCTATTATTGATCAGGCTCAAAACGGAACTACGATTTTAGAAATAAAAAATCTTATTTCACAACAGATATCAGGTATTGATGACCAAGAAATTATAGAGTACATCAACTCCCTGATAGAAAGTAAAATATTAGTGGATAAACTTCCACCTTATATGACAAGTCTGGAAGATCCATTATCAGAACTCCAAAAATATCTTTCACAGTATGGGTATAAAACGGATTCATTGCAATCCATTGCAAAAATACAGAACAAAACATACGATATCTTTACATCAGACCGTATCGTAGAAGAAATTGAAAACAAGGCTGAGGAATTTGCTGATATTATTGAAGAAAACAGGCAAATTGTTCAAATTGATTCTATTATCCCTCTAACAGAACAGTCCATAAACCAAAAGGTAATTTCTTTATTATCCAAAAGAACTGAAGAACTAATTCCGTTGGTTAAAAGTAAACCTCATCACAGGTTAACAAACTTCACCAAAAGGTTTATCAGGAAGTTCGAATCAATGGAGGTTCCATTGGTTAAAGCTCTTGATCCGGACTTTGGTGTAGGATATGATTATCACATCAGTGGCAATCTTGAAGAGACCCCATTACTGGATGAGCTTTATTTTACTTTTGAAAGTCCTGAGAACCATGAAAGCGTACCCCCTATTGTCAGATTGGTTCTTGATAAATATATTCACTGTTTTTCCCCTGAAAACTTCACTCCTATCACCTTAACAGAACAGGATGTAAAAGAAGTAGGCAAAAAACAGGATCCCCCTCTGAATTTTGGCTATAACAACCATATTTTTGGTTCATTTATATGCAAATCTCAGCAGGATGTTGATAGTGGAAATTTTAAATTCCTTACCGTCTCTCCTATTCCTACTCCATTGGCTAATATTATATTATCAAGATTTGCCTATCATGATCCGGAATTGGCAGAGAACTTAAAAACAATTTCGGAAAAAGATTCCGAAGACCGCATTTATGTAGAACTCCTTCACCATAGAGAAGATAGGCTGGGTAATGTTTTACAACGTCCCAACTTTCATACCTATGAACTTCCTTATGCTTCGGAGAGTAAAAATAATGATGACTCCGTTATATTGATCAATGATATTTATATCCGTTTTGAAAACGGAAGATTAAAACTAAGATCAAAAAGACTAAACAAGGAAATAAAACCTAAATATACTAATGCCTATAACTATGGCGAAAACCAGCTGCCGGTTATCAAATTTTTAGGCGATTATCAATTCAGTGGGATTGATTTAGGATTTCTTTGGAATTGGGGATTCCTTGAAAAAAACAGTTTCCTTCCACGAGTAGAATACAAAGAATTTATCCTGTCTGAAGCCTGCTGGCGAATTGATATGGACAAAGAGATGACCGCTGAGAAATTGAAAAAGCTTGTCATCAACAAATGTATTCCTCAGTTCTGTACCATCAAAGAGAGAGATAATGTCCTGGTTTTGGACACTACTAACGAAACCTGTCTCCACATTTTAGCCAGAAATATTACAAAGGAGGACATCTTCTTGTATGAGTATTTTGAACCTTTACAATTACCTGACGAAAATGGAAAGGCATTTGCTTCTGAATTTATCTTCCCTTTTACAGTAAAAGAAGAAAAAACTTCACCTGCCAATCATTTTTCCCATCACACTGAAACGAAGAAAAGAAAATATATACCGGGTGATGAGTGGAGTTTCTATAAGATCTACACCAGTCATAAATATGCAGATACCATCATCACAGAAGTTCTTGCAGACTATGTAGAACATTTTGAGCAGGATGACTCTGAACACCCTTGGTTTTTTCTAAGATTTCAAGATCCTGAATATCATGTGCGTTTCCGTATCAAGAGAAAGATCAACGAAGAAAGCCTTCAGTATCTGAATAATAGACTTTCTGTGCTTTTGGAAAATGACATGATCAGCTCTTTTGAAATTGACACCTACAAACAAGAAATCGAAAGATATGGTGCTGAAAATATAGAGCTTTCAGAGAAATTCTTTTATTATGACAGCTTAGCGGTAATGAACTTTCTTAAAATTGAAGATCTTAACGAAGAGATCAGATGGAAAACAGGTGTTTTTTCACTCAATCAGCTGATGAATGATTTCCAGGTTTCATTGGATGATAGGATTCACCTATTTGAACAGCTCTACCAAACCTTTCTTCCTGAGCATGTGGATCATTCCAATCCGGAATATGTACAAAAATTTAAAAAATCAATCGATAAAAAATACAGAGATAACAGAGATTACCTGGAGGCTGTTCTCCGTCAGCATGATTACAGTGAAATAGAAGATTTCATTCAACCATTTATAACAAGGTCAGAGAATATTAGAGAACTAACCTCTCTGATAAAAAATACAAAATCAGGATCTTCCTACATTACCTTATTGCAGGACTATGTTCATATGAATATGAACCGTATTTTTTTAACAAAAGCAAGAATGCATGAATTCGTTATTTACTTTTTCATGTTTAAAACCTACAATTCGATAAAACACAGAAAGCAAAATGCAGAAGCTTGAAATTCAAAATATTATCAATAACATTATAACGCAGATTGATCAAAACATCTCCATTTTTTCAGATGCTTCGATAGAATATGGAAAAATGGGAGCTGCATTATTGTATTATTACGGTTACAAACATTTTGATAATAAAGAATTTCTGGATAAAGGAGAACTGATGATTGAGGAATCTATTCAACTTATTTCTAAAATATCTAATGATGATGAATATATTCCAAAATACAAAGGAGACTCCGTTGCTCAAACGCTGGCAAGTTTTGGCAAAGGGCTGATGTTTATTCAAAATCATTTTGATCTTGACTATGATTTTTCCGAATATTATGAATACCTCAATGATACGCTGCACGAAACGGTAAAGCAGGATCTGGCCAGGAAAGATTATGATTATTTCAGTGGAAGCCTTGCCAGTGGTTATTATTTTCTTAACCGGTATATTCATGATAAAGATCCTTATGCCCAACAGGTTTTAAATGAAATTGCAGCTTCTATCATTAAGAATGCGGTTATTCTTAATCAGAAAGAAGTGTATTGGACTTCGCCAAGCTATAATAATCAAGTTTATCTGGGACTTTCCCATGGGTCAGCGATGATTCTCAATTTCCTGACTAAGATTTACGAACATGGAATTCTGGAAGCAGAGGAACAGAGATTCAAAGAAATCGTCTATAAGGCTGTTTATTTTTTAATGAAACAAAAAAGAAATCAAATCAATGGTTTTTTCCCCTATAGATACCCTAACGCTGAAGTAAATGAAACTCAGCTATCGATGTGTTATGGAGATCTTGGGATACTCTATGCATTATATAATGCTGTAAAAAGATTCCAACTGCAGGAATTTGAAGATGAGGTTGTACAAATGTTGCATGAAAGCTCACAACGAAAACTAAAACACAGTCATACCCAGGATTCAAGTATTCTTTATGGCTGTTCCGGTCTTTATTATATGTTTGCTGATCTTTATAACAGAACTTCCGAAAAAATCTATGGCGAATCATCCCAGTATTGGTATGACCAGATCATTTCTTACTGGAATTCTGATAAAGAAACACTGGCAGGTTTTCAATTTGATTATGAAGACGATCAGCAAATTCACCCCTCAGCAAAGTATTCTTTCTTTTGGGGAATCGCCGGAATTGGAATTACCTTGATGCAAGGCAGCCAGAAAAAGCTCCCTTTTCCTCACGAATTATTATTAACTGGAATCTAAGATTATGAAATTCATTCCTCAACATGATCAGATGGATTGCGGACCGGCTTGTCTTTCCATGATTGCCTCTCATTACGGGCGAGATATAAGCCTGCAATATATACGGGACAGATCTTATCTTACCCGTGAAGGAGTTTCGTTGCTTGGTTTGCAGGAAGCGGCTACAGAAATAGGATTTGAAACCATGGGCGTTCAGTTACAGGTTGAAGATTTGGAAGCCCTTCCACTCCCTTGTATCATCCATTGGAATCAAAATCATTTTGTTGTTTTACAAGGGATAAAAAAAAGGATATTCAGTAAGAAAAAAAGGTACAAAATTGTTGATCCCGGTCATGGGTTCATCTCTTTTAATGAAGATAAATTTAAAAAAAGTTGGGTAGATGATGCAGAATCCGGCATCGCATTACTTCTGGAACCGGAGGAGAAGTTTTATAAAAACACCAATCAGAATACCCAGGACCCTATTTCCTATAAAGAATTGGTTTCTTACCTCATGCCTTATAAAAAGCAACTGGTTTTACTATTCTTTTTACTGATACTGGGAGCTTCAACAACACTTATTTTCCCTATTCTTACTCAAAAGCTTATAGATAATGGAGTCAATAAAAAGAATATCAATCTGATTGGAATCATCCTGTTGGCCCAATTAGCTTTTTTTTCAGGAAACATCATATTCGAAATTATCAGAAACTGGATTACGCTGAAGATTGGAACCAAAATCAGCATCCAAATTATATCAGATTTTCTCAAAAGGCTTTTACGTCTTCCAATAAAATTTTTTGACACCCGTCTCTTAGGGGACTTTAGTCAGCGTATTCAGGATCATGAGAGAATAGAACAGTTCTTAACATCCCAAAGTATTCTGACCTTATTTTCTTTAATCACATTTTCTGTCTTCTTCGGAGTCTTATGTTACTACGATTACAGAATTATGCTCGTATATATTGTTTTAACCTCTATCTCTGTAGTGTGGTCACTTTTCTGGCTGAAAAAGAGAGAGATTATAGATTATTTTAAATTTCATCAGCGTGGAGAAAATCAAGAAACCATTTATGAAATCATCAATGGTGTTTCTGAAATGAAATTAAATAATTATGAAGAACTGAAAAGAAAAGAATGGGAAAATATACAACAGAAACTCTTTAAAACGAATTTGAGAATTCTGAAAATCAATCAAATTCAACTGTCTGGTTTTGAAATCCTTAACCAGTCTAAAAATATTCTTGTTACGTTTCTTGCAGCCTATTTTGTGGTGATTGATTCGATGTCTTTGGGAACCTTATTAAGTATCTCTTACATTATAGGACAGATGAATAGTCCTGTTAATCAGTTAGTCAATTTTTTCCGCTCTTTACAGGAAGCTAAACTGAGTCTTACCAGGCTTAATGAAGTTCAGAACCATCCTCAGGAAGAGCAGATTGGACTACAGGACTTGCGTATTCATCATTCTGTTTTTACAGAAAACGGAACTCCATACGGAATTCGTTTTGATAAGGCATCCTTTCAGTATGAAGGCCCCAAATCACCATTTGTACTAAAAGATATTGATCTCTTTATTCCTCAGGGTAAAATAACGGCTATCGTAGGTGCAAGTGGCAGTGGCAAAACAACACTGATGAAACTTCTTTTAAAATTCTATGATCCTACAGCTGGAAAAATATATTACAATGATCAAAACGTACACGACCTATCCCCTAAAAGCATAAGGGAAAACAGCGGAACCGTAATGCAGGACGGATTCATTTTTTCTGACACCATCGAACGTAATATTGCTACCGGAGATGAAGTCATTGATGATAACCGAATGCAGCATGCTATTAATGTAGCGAATATCAAAAGCTTTATAGATGAACTTCCCTTAGGTCTGCGTACAAAGATTGGTGCTGCCGGTAATGGAATATCCGGGGGACAGAAACAACGTATTTTAATTGCAAGAGCTGTATACAAAAATCCGCATTATATCTTTTTTGATGAAGCTACATCAGCTCTGGATGCTGATAATGAAAGAATTATTCACAACAACCTTCAATCATTCTTTATGGGAAAAACGGTAGTTATTATTGCTCACCGCCTGTCTACCGTTAAAAATGCAGACCAGATCATTGTTCTTAAAAACGGTCATATTGTGGAGCATGGAAATCACAGACAATTGGTAGATACAAAAAAGGAATACTACAATCTGGTTAAGAATCAATTGGAATTGGGAAATTAAGACCTACTTTCCTTTATTTTCGGTTTCGAATAATTCCAATTTCATTTTTCATCTACTTGACCATTACATTTAGAAAATTACATTA is a genomic window of Chryseobacterium nakagawai containing:
- a CDS encoding 1-acyl-sn-glycerol-3-phosphate acyltransferase, giving the protein MSKFDEIRYFHDQEVNERLQSIARDPMMKALMNFTFPGEDEQVWLEQFKDVHSISDFQHQFVAYAVRQILAKSSEGLTTSGFDKLDKNTSYLYISNHRDIVLDTSLLNLVLLESGHIMTASAIGDNLVKRNFLNVLAKLNRNFLVQRGLSLRDQLTSSQVMSEYIKEQLLQENRSVWIAQREGRAKDGNDATQQGVLKMLAMAAGDQSLIEYFKTLKIVPISISYEYDPTDSLKMPQLLAQHREEEYIKGKNEDFNTILSGILGQKKRIHLHAGDVIDTELDGIAATIENKNKQLQAIAQLIDDSIIQNYKLWPTKYIAYDLKNNTDTYASQYTEQEKQLFIRRLEMRIDPSDPVSKEYFLAMYANPLINKLKTEHK
- a CDS encoding outer membrane beta-barrel family protein, with the translated sequence MILSKFTTPLTVFTLLSSGVVFAQEFSVTGKITDSHKQSLQFVQIKLQNTDKTLVINGVTDASGNFSLKSEKGDYILITEYQGKKYFEKKISLQSNIDLGQMQIAEDQSIKIEAVNIKSSKKLIERKVDRLVYNVENSIASQGMTGLDALRNTPLIRLQNESISIVGKGNVVVMINDRLINLSQNELAGYLQSLRSDDISKIEVITTPPSKYEAQGNSGMINIILKKNPNLGWSGNASASYQKTSYYGFGSGLTLNYQSKKISTSLKLRQYNNSTRPKGTRSLIGSDNGIYTNEVRKDEVKILGFNYSLDYKINAKQNVGIIYDFNRQRSTMNADGASRYEQLGIIDSTLSTVQKQVWKTPTHTLNAYYDLKLDTLGKKLSITANYLSNAPDKVNDFNTLNNFSAQETTIRNSSAMDYSIYSGQADLTLPYQWGNIETGVKYTSFDNKSNVEYYNLIGPDYIINPANSNRFHYKEHNYAAYVSYQKDFSEKWSAKAGLRYEYTQFNGTNPGVQGYVTEGKYGRLFPTAYVRYKPSDDHVFSLSYSKRIERPSFQTLNPFRWYTNPYMYFTGTPTLSPSYNDNVELTYTLKSKFSATLYTQYNKNGLSNIARLVDGIYTNVFENAYNENKVGLQLTYNDTFFNIWETSLSATGTYASTRPIIPEAEKIKLSSFSYTIYNTISLNKAKTWSLLVNFWHDLPYVYSNIKIKTQMNFSPGIKASFLDKRLNVSAVVSDVFRTLTSEGYSYNAGYRNEFYNYFDQRRLNLSVNYSFGNRKVKGAGKNIRFEEKSRAN
- a CDS encoding class I lanthipeptide, whose amino-acid sequence is MNNKFSQLQLNKKTIAKLNERQLSTVKGGNKVIAPVREGDCTTTSVTNNCTTTSTTGATTNL
- a CDS encoding lantibiotic dehydratase encodes the protein MKPNFLIPTNFFVVRISTLSFANMQHLNDAMMAKDIHAVKRYFGETIFLNAVYLASRTFYYTALDWLNDKETAFDPSDRILQSLYKYYSRMCTRCTPYGLFAGFNSGKTHQGETNILLKSNDYTLKVRTDVLFLRKLKDLIIAEDNEKIPYFLNNTLYTSGDNWRYISWSKRYDYEIAEVPINPILSSIIDQAQNGTTILEIKNLISQQISGIDDQEIIEYINSLIESKILVDKLPPYMTSLEDPLSELQKYLSQYGYKTDSLQSIAKIQNKTYDIFTSDRIVEEIENKAEEFADIIEENRQIVQIDSIIPLTEQSINQKVISLLSKRTEELIPLVKSKPHHRLTNFTKRFIRKFESMEVPLVKALDPDFGVGYDYHISGNLEETPLLDELYFTFESPENHESVPPIVRLVLDKYIHCFSPENFTPITLTEQDVKEVGKKQDPPLNFGYNNHIFGSFICKSQQDVDSGNFKFLTVSPIPTPLANIILSRFAYHDPELAENLKTISEKDSEDRIYVELLHHREDRLGNVLQRPNFHTYELPYASESKNNDDSVILINDIYIRFENGRLKLRSKRLNKEIKPKYTNAYNYGENQLPVIKFLGDYQFSGIDLGFLWNWGFLEKNSFLPRVEYKEFILSEACWRIDMDKEMTAEKLKKLVINKCIPQFCTIKERDNVLVLDTTNETCLHILARNITKEDIFLYEYFEPLQLPDENGKAFASEFIFPFTVKEEKTSPANHFSHHTETKKRKYIPGDEWSFYKIYTSHKYADTIITEVLADYVEHFEQDDSEHPWFFLRFQDPEYHVRFRIKRKINEESLQYLNNRLSVLLENDMISSFEIDTYKQEIERYGAENIELSEKFFYYDSLAVMNFLKIEDLNEEIRWKTGVFSLNQLMNDFQVSLDDRIHLFEQLYQTFLPEHVDHSNPEYVQKFKKSIDKKYRDNRDYLEAVLRQHDYSEIEDFIQPFITRSENIRELTSLIKNTKSGSSYITLLQDYVHMNMNRIFLTKARMHEFVIYFFMFKTYNSIKHRKQNAEA
- a CDS encoding lanthionine synthetase LanC family protein; this encodes MQKLEIQNIINNIITQIDQNISIFSDASIEYGKMGAALLYYYGYKHFDNKEFLDKGELMIEESIQLISKISNDDEYIPKYKGDSVAQTLASFGKGLMFIQNHFDLDYDFSEYYEYLNDTLHETVKQDLARKDYDYFSGSLASGYYFLNRYIHDKDPYAQQVLNEIAASIIKNAVILNQKEVYWTSPSYNNQVYLGLSHGSAMILNFLTKIYEHGILEAEEQRFKEIVYKAVYFLMKQKRNQINGFFPYRYPNAEVNETQLSMCYGDLGILYALYNAVKRFQLQEFEDEVVQMLHESSQRKLKHSHTQDSSILYGCSGLYYMFADLYNRTSEKIYGESSQYWYDQIISYWNSDKETLAGFQFDYEDDQQIHPSAKYSFFWGIAGIGITLMQGSQKKLPFPHELLLTGI
- a CDS encoding peptidase domain-containing ABC transporter, producing the protein MKFIPQHDQMDCGPACLSMIASHYGRDISLQYIRDRSYLTREGVSLLGLQEAATEIGFETMGVQLQVEDLEALPLPCIIHWNQNHFVVLQGIKKRIFSKKKRYKIVDPGHGFISFNEDKFKKSWVDDAESGIALLLEPEEKFYKNTNQNTQDPISYKELVSYLMPYKKQLVLLFFLLILGASTTLIFPILTQKLIDNGVNKKNINLIGIILLAQLAFFSGNIIFEIIRNWITLKIGTKISIQIISDFLKRLLRLPIKFFDTRLLGDFSQRIQDHERIEQFLTSQSILTLFSLITFSVFFGVLCYYDYRIMLVYIVLTSISVVWSLFWLKKREIIDYFKFHQRGENQETIYEIINGVSEMKLNNYEELKRKEWENIQQKLFKTNLRILKINQIQLSGFEILNQSKNILVTFLAAYFVVIDSMSLGTLLSISYIIGQMNSPVNQLVNFFRSLQEAKLSLTRLNEVQNHPQEEQIGLQDLRIHHSVFTENGTPYGIRFDKASFQYEGPKSPFVLKDIDLFIPQGKITAIVGASGSGKTTLMKLLLKFYDPTAGKIYYNDQNVHDLSPKSIRENSGTVMQDGFIFSDTIERNIATGDEVIDDNRMQHAINVANIKSFIDELPLGLRTKIGAAGNGISGGQKQRILIARAVYKNPHYIFFDEATSALDADNERIIHNNLQSFFMGKTVVIIAHRLSTVKNADQIIVLKNGHIVEHGNHRQLVDTKKEYYNLVKNQLELGN